The Neoarius graeffei isolate fNeoGra1 chromosome 10, fNeoGra1.pri, whole genome shotgun sequence genome has a segment encoding these proteins:
- the LOC132892758 gene encoding protein NYNRIN-like — protein sequence MSSIPCDHAYFSVIDLCSAFFSVPVGHETQPLFAFTHRGRQYTWTRLPQGFIDSPAVFTAVLRDALADLCLPRGSTVLQYADDLLVTAEDQDACAAATLSLLTLLAQKGFKVSRTRLQFCLTTVRYLGHDLSQGSRRLSPERVQVIMDTQAAELYALTRACILAQDTDVTIYTDSRYAFGVAHDFGRIWASRGFTTADGKPISHSSLVTDLITACLLPCTLAIVKTRAHTRGDSFEVKGNSFADRVAKAAAASGVLPPGFNCALVSTDRMVSAVLPDIDLISIQASASVADTQFWDAQGATEKSGVLLDAQGRLCLPRHCTPFLVREFHGPTHRGRRGVVEDMNRTFCINNLHTDAHNILDKCLTCAQNNLSKPGAVHQHLPIPDTPFQEWQIDFTHMPKQGPFKYLLVMIDKFSRWIEAFPCSKENARTAVNKLTQEIIPRYGLPVGIDSDKGTPFTSKVTQELCKDLKINWRFHIPYHPQSSGIVERANRTVKGKLRKAMQDAGTKNWVQVLPLVLADMRMTAQVALDNLSPYELVMGRPFPVPWRRGMQVIGTGDLEVHLSEHAVGLMRVLDEYWARVNSKKPPIPEAHTHPFEVGDRVLVKRFAKLNAPMEESPYSGPTDVLAVTRTAVLTDLFPQWIHASRIKKAPM from the exons atgtcttctattccgtgtgaccatgcttatttctctgtgattgatttgtgctctgcctttttcagtgttcctgtgggccatgagactcagcccctgtttgctttcacacacaggggaagacaatacacgtggacgcggttgccacagggtttcattgactcaccggcggtcttcactgccgtattgcgggacgcgctggctgatctctgtcttccccggggctccacggtgctccagtacgcggatgatctcctggtaacggcggaggatcaagacgcttgtgctgccgccacattgtctctcctcacactcctggcgcagaagggtttcaaggtctcccgcacgaggttgcagttttgcctcacaactgttcgctacttgggacatgacctctctcagggttccaggaggcttagcccggaacgcgttcaagtcattatggacactcag gctgcggagctctatgctttgactcgcgcgtgtattttggctcaagacacagacgttactatttacaccgactcacgctacgctttcggcgtggcgcacgacttcggccgcatttgggcgtctcgggggtttacgacagccgacggtaagcccatttctcattcttcacttgttactgatttaatcaccgcctgtctccttccgtgcacgttggccattgttaagacacgcgcgcacacaagaggggactcatttgaagtaaagggcaattcattcgctgatcgagtcgctaaagctgcagccgcatccggtgtcctgcctccaggctttaattgcgctttagtttctactgatcgcatggttagcgctgtcttacctgacatagatctcatttctatccaggcctcggcctctgtggcagatacgcagttctgggacgcccagggcgcgacagagaagagtggcgttttgcttgacgcacagggccgtctttgtttacctcgtcactgtactccctttctcgtccgcgagttccatggtcccactcatcgcggccgaagaggggtagtggaggatatgaacagaacattttgcatcaataatttgcacacagacgcacacaacattctggacaagtgtttaacgtgcgcccagaataatctatctaaaccaggcgcggtacatcagcaccttcccatacccgacacgcctttccaagaatggcagatcgacttcactcacatgccaaagcagggcccgttcaaataccttttggtcatgattgacaaattttcacggtggattgaggctttcccgtgtagcaaagagaacgcccgaacagcagtgaacaaacttacacaggaaattatcccacgttacggtcttccggtaggaattgactctgataagggaacgccgttcacctctaaggtaacgcaggagctatgtaaagacctcaagatcaattggcgttttcatatcccataccatccacagtcctctggcattgtggagcgcgcgaatagaacagttaagggtaagttgcgtaaggctatgcaagacgcaggcacgaaaaattgggtccaagttttaccgttggtcctcgctgatatgcgcatgactgctcaggtcgctctcgacaatttatctccgtacgagctcgtcatgggacgcccctttcctgtcccttggcgtagaggcatgcaggttataggaacgggtgatcttgaagtacatctcagcgagcacgcggtgggtctcatgcgggtgctggatgagtattgggcgagagtaaattccaaaaagcctcccattccagaggcacacactcacccctttgaggtaggggacagagttttagtaaagagattcgctaaactaaacgctcccatggaggagtcaccctacagtgggcccaccgatgtacttgctgtaactcgcacggctgtgctaacggacctttttccacagtggatccatgccagcagaataaagaaggctccaatgtaa